From the genome of Streptomyces sp. NBC_00659, one region includes:
- a CDS encoding ABC transporter permease, translating to MLKATLRSFLAHKGRLLLSALAIVLSVAFVAGSLIFSDTVTRTFDRLFASTAADVTVEPKNDLKSQLPTGATETVPASLADRLAGVDGVAATHVDASVENAPVVDSANKSVGPTTGAPTIVTNWEITERSPVKLTSGHEPHGGEEALLDADTADKKHLGIGDTLTVQAQPGSFEVRIVGIATFTTTNPGAALVFLDTPTAQSKLLGRSDAATSISVDAAPGVGDAALKQRVSAELGGGPYDVKTAEEQAKSSAEALGGFLDVIKYVMLGFAGIAVLVGIFLIVNTFSMLIAQRTRELGLLRALGADRRQVRRSVLTEALLLGLVGSTLGLAAGIGLAVGLIKLMSAFGMNLKSTEMVIGWPTPVAAYVVGVGVTYVAAYLPARRAAGVSPMAALSDAEIAGVGRPLRVRAVVGGVVGAAGAAALAGCAASSTTSTAASLLGLGVVLTLIATVIAGPLLVRPVIRVLGGAFPAIFGPVGRMSQRNALRNPRRTGATAAALMVGLALVGGMSVASASMSKSFDQQIDKTLGADFVLQNANFVPFSHEVTDKVRATDGVGLVVRQRFTPVAVELPDGKRVETTAAAYDPRLDDVAHITYARGDTAAALGEGRIAMDAKFAEDHDVRVGSTIPVEFPAGRKTELTVGALTDQAGSGGFGMQGGLFFGFGTIEKYVPGGQDSSLYVNAAPGTAPDRLRPRLEKTLEPYPQVQVRDQADYKKLVHDQIAVLLYLVYALLGLAIVIAVLGVVNTLALSVVERTREIGLLRAIGLGRRQLRRMIRLESVVIAVFGAILGLALGIIWGVCVQQVLALQGMEALAVPWTTIVAVVVGSAVVGIVAALLPALRASRMNVLAAIAHE from the coding sequence GTGCTCAAGGCGACACTGCGAAGCTTTCTCGCGCACAAAGGGCGACTGCTGCTCTCGGCCCTGGCCATCGTGCTGTCCGTGGCCTTCGTCGCGGGCAGTCTCATCTTCTCGGACACGGTGACCCGTACGTTCGACCGGCTCTTCGCCTCGACCGCGGCCGATGTGACCGTGGAGCCCAAGAACGACCTGAAGTCCCAACTGCCGACCGGCGCCACCGAGACCGTTCCGGCCTCCCTCGCGGACCGGCTCGCCGGGGTGGACGGAGTCGCCGCCACGCATGTGGACGCGTCGGTGGAGAACGCCCCGGTCGTCGACAGCGCGAACAAGTCGGTCGGACCGACGACCGGCGCCCCCACCATCGTCACCAACTGGGAGATCACCGAACGCAGTCCGGTGAAACTGACCTCCGGGCACGAACCGCACGGCGGCGAAGAGGCACTGCTCGACGCGGACACCGCCGACAAGAAGCACCTCGGCATCGGCGACACCCTCACGGTGCAGGCGCAGCCCGGCTCCTTCGAGGTGCGGATCGTCGGGATCGCCACCTTCACCACCACCAACCCCGGTGCAGCGCTGGTCTTCCTCGACACCCCGACCGCGCAGTCGAAGCTCCTCGGCCGCTCCGACGCCGCCACGAGCATCTCCGTCGACGCCGCGCCGGGTGTCGGCGACGCGGCGCTCAAGCAGCGCGTCTCCGCCGAACTCGGCGGCGGGCCCTACGACGTGAAGACGGCCGAAGAGCAGGCGAAGTCCTCCGCCGAGGCGCTCGGCGGATTCCTCGACGTGATCAAGTACGTGATGCTCGGCTTTGCCGGGATCGCGGTGCTCGTCGGCATATTCCTCATCGTCAACACCTTCTCCATGCTGATCGCCCAGCGCACCCGGGAACTCGGGCTGCTGCGGGCCCTGGGCGCCGACCGGCGTCAGGTCCGCCGGTCGGTGCTCACCGAGGCGCTGCTCCTCGGCCTGGTCGGTTCGACACTCGGCCTCGCGGCCGGGATCGGGCTGGCGGTCGGGCTGATCAAGCTGATGTCCGCCTTCGGCATGAACCTCAAGTCCACGGAGATGGTGATCGGTTGGCCGACCCCCGTGGCGGCGTACGTCGTCGGGGTCGGCGTCACGTACGTCGCGGCCTATCTGCCGGCCAGGCGTGCGGCGGGCGTCTCCCCCATGGCGGCCCTCTCGGACGCCGAAATCGCGGGCGTGGGACGGCCGTTGCGGGTACGGGCCGTGGTGGGCGGCGTCGTCGGCGCGGCCGGGGCCGCGGCCCTCGCGGGATGCGCGGCCTCGTCCACGACCTCGACCGCGGCCTCACTGCTGGGACTCGGTGTCGTCCTGACACTGATCGCCACGGTGATCGCCGGACCACTGCTCGTCCGCCCGGTGATCCGCGTCCTCGGCGGCGCGTTCCCGGCGATCTTCGGCCCGGTGGGCCGGATGAGCCAGCGCAACGCGCTGCGCAATCCACGGCGCACCGGTGCCACCGCCGCCGCCCTGATGGTCGGTCTTGCCCTGGTCGGCGGGATGTCCGTGGCCAGCGCGTCCATGAGCAAGTCCTTCGACCAGCAGATCGACAAAACCCTCGGCGCCGACTTCGTGCTCCAGAACGCCAATTTCGTGCCGTTCTCGCACGAGGTCACGGACAAGGTGCGCGCCACCGACGGGGTCGGACTGGTCGTCAGGCAGCGGTTCACCCCGGTCGCGGTCGAACTGCCCGACGGCAAGCGGGTGGAGACGACCGCCGCGGCCTACGATCCGCGGCTCGACGACGTCGCCCACATCACGTACGCGCGGGGTGACACGGCGGCGGCGCTCGGCGAGGGCCGCATCGCCATGGACGCGAAGTTCGCCGAGGATCACGACGTGCGGGTCGGCAGCACGATTCCCGTCGAGTTCCCCGCAGGGCGCAAGACCGAACTGACGGTGGGCGCGCTGACCGACCAGGCCGGCAGCGGAGGGTTCGGAATGCAGGGCGGACTCTTCTTCGGTTTCGGCACGATCGAGAAGTACGTGCCCGGCGGGCAGGACTCGTCGCTGTACGTGAACGCGGCCCCGGGCACCGCCCCGGACCGGCTGCGCCCCCGCCTGGAGAAGACCCTGGAGCCGTATCCGCAGGTCCAGGTCCGCGACCAGGCCGACTACAAGAAGCTCGTCCACGACCAGATCGCCGTCCTGCTGTACCTCGTGTACGCGCTGCTCGGGCTCGCGATCGTCATCGCCGTGCTCGGCGTGGTCAACACCCTCGCCCTGTCCGTCGTGGAGCGCACCCGTGAGATCGGACTGCTGCGCGCCATCGGTCTCGGCCGGCGCCAACTGCGCCGGATGATCCGTCTGGAGTCCGTGGTGATCGCCGTGTTCGGCGCGATCCTCGGGCTGGCGCTGGGGATCATCTGGGGTGTCTGCGTGCAGCAGGTGCTCGCGCTCCAGGGCATGGAGGCGCTCGCCGTCCCCTGGACGACGATCGTCGCGGTCGTGGTCGGCTCGGCCGTCGTCGGAATCGTCGCGGCGCTGCTTCCGGCCCTGCGCGCGTCGCGCATGAATGTGCTCGCGGCCATCGCCCACGAGTGA
- a CDS encoding LLM class F420-dependent oxidoreductase has product MSRPFRFGVSLIAPATAGEWAAKCRRAEELGYDVITVADHLGMPAPFPSLVAAAAATQRPRLGTFVLNAAFWNPALLAREVATTDALTDGRLELGLGTGYVPAEHETAGLPFGTPRERVDHLLRTVEELERLLGPDGLSSGTPWPGGKAPERPSGVPPRVPLLIGANGDRMLGIAAEHADIASFTGARTRENGTLEPLTPTELDQRVALYRKASAAREEPAELNLLIQIVTVTDDRDAAVRPWLPRLPQLTEREVLELPIVLIGTVEQLVGQVRDLRECYGFSYLTVLEPNLEAFAPVVRELSGR; this is encoded by the coding sequence ATGTCACGCCCGTTCCGTTTCGGTGTCAGCCTCATCGCCCCGGCGACCGCCGGCGAGTGGGCCGCCAAGTGCCGCCGCGCCGAGGAACTCGGCTATGACGTGATCACCGTGGCGGACCATCTGGGCATGCCCGCCCCCTTCCCCTCGCTGGTCGCCGCCGCGGCAGCGACCCAACGGCCGCGGCTCGGCACGTTCGTGCTCAACGCGGCCTTCTGGAACCCCGCGTTGCTGGCGCGTGAGGTGGCCACCACGGACGCGCTGACGGACGGCCGTCTCGAACTCGGCCTCGGCACCGGATACGTACCGGCCGAACACGAGACGGCGGGTCTGCCCTTCGGCACCCCGCGCGAGCGGGTCGACCATCTCCTGCGCACGGTCGAGGAGTTGGAGCGCCTGCTCGGCCCGGACGGACTCTCCTCCGGCACGCCGTGGCCGGGCGGGAAGGCGCCTGAGCGGCCGAGCGGCGTGCCGCCGCGGGTACCCCTGCTGATCGGGGCCAACGGCGACCGGATGCTCGGCATCGCCGCGGAACACGCGGACATCGCGTCGTTCACGGGAGCGCGCACCCGGGAGAACGGCACGCTGGAACCGCTCACGCCCACCGAGCTCGACCAGCGTGTCGCGCTCTACCGGAAGGCGTCCGCCGCCCGCGAGGAACCCGCCGAGCTCAATCTGCTGATCCAGATCGTCACCGTCACCGACGACCGCGACGCCGCTGTCCGGCCGTGGCTGCCCCGGCTCCCGCAGCTGACCGAGCGGGAGGTGCTGGAGCTGCCCATCGTCCTGATCGGCACTGTGGAACAGCTCGTAGGCCAGGTCCGGGACCTGCGGGAGTGCTACGGATTCTCGTATCTGACGGTGCTGGAGCCGAACCTGGAGGCCTTCGCTCCCGTGGTCCGCGAACTGAGCGGCCGGTGA
- a CDS encoding hemolysin family protein, with protein MTEVFLLLVAVLLSLACGGFVAAEFSLTTVERSELERAAERGERGASGALKAVRNLTFQLSGAQLGITVTNLVVGMLSEASIAKLIAGPLESLGVPPSASNSVALVIGTALSTLFLMVVGELVPKNWAISSPLAVAKRVATPQRWFSAAFRPFIAHLNNTANHVVRRFGLEPAEELASARGPQELAALARHSAKEGALEADTAELFVRTLNLADLTAENVMTPRVQVIALDVQATCEDVANATRATGLSRFPVYHGSLDEVVGVAHIRDVLTVHASSRTQTPVSQIMREPLLVPESLTVDRLLDRLAGKRTMAVVIDEYGGTAGVATLEDIVEEVVGEVRDEHDPHETPDLAPVGTDAEGRALYSADGFARTDQLARVGLRVPDGPYETLAGFIATELGRIPAEGDRVEADDWRLDVVDASGRRAARVLLHAPHNAEESTR; from the coding sequence ATGACCGAAGTGTTCCTCCTGCTGGTCGCAGTTCTGCTGTCGCTGGCCTGCGGCGGCTTCGTGGCGGCCGAGTTCTCCCTCACCACCGTCGAGCGCAGCGAGCTGGAACGTGCCGCGGAGCGCGGCGAGCGGGGCGCCTCCGGGGCCCTCAAGGCCGTACGGAACCTCACCTTCCAGCTCTCCGGCGCCCAGCTCGGCATCACCGTGACGAACCTGGTCGTCGGCATGCTCTCCGAGGCGTCGATCGCCAAACTCATCGCGGGCCCCCTGGAATCACTGGGCGTCCCGCCCTCCGCGTCGAACTCGGTGGCACTGGTCATCGGTACGGCGCTCTCGACCCTCTTCCTGATGGTCGTCGGCGAGCTGGTGCCCAAGAACTGGGCGATCTCCTCACCGCTGGCCGTGGCCAAGCGGGTGGCGACGCCGCAGCGCTGGTTCAGCGCGGCGTTCCGCCCGTTCATCGCCCATCTCAACAACACCGCGAACCACGTCGTACGCCGCTTCGGCCTCGAACCCGCCGAGGAGCTGGCCTCCGCCCGCGGGCCCCAGGAGCTGGCGGCGCTCGCCCGGCACTCCGCCAAGGAGGGCGCCCTGGAGGCGGACACCGCCGAGCTGTTCGTGCGCACCCTGAACCTCGCCGACCTGACCGCGGAGAACGTGATGACACCGCGCGTCCAGGTCATCGCGCTGGACGTCCAGGCGACCTGCGAGGACGTGGCGAACGCGACCCGGGCGACCGGCCTGTCCCGGTTCCCGGTCTACCACGGGAGCCTCGACGAGGTCGTCGGCGTCGCACACATCAGGGACGTGCTGACCGTGCACGCCTCCAGCCGGACCCAGACGCCGGTCTCGCAGATCATGCGCGAGCCGCTGCTCGTACCGGAGTCGCTGACCGTCGACAGGCTCCTGGACCGGCTGGCCGGCAAGCGCACGATGGCCGTGGTCATCGATGAATACGGCGGTACGGCCGGCGTCGCCACCCTGGAGGACATCGTGGAGGAGGTCGTCGGCGAGGTACGCGACGAGCACGACCCGCACGAGACGCCCGACCTCGCCCCGGTCGGCACGGACGCCGAGGGCCGGGCACTGTACTCGGCCGACGGATTCGCCCGTACCGACCAGCTCGCCCGGGTCGGACTGCGGGTGCCCGACGGACCGTACGAGACCCTGGCCGGTTTCATCGCGACCGAGCTCGGCCGGATCCCCGCCGAGGGGGACAGAGTCGAGGCCGACGACTGGCGGCTCGATGTCGTGGACGCCTCGGGACGGCGGGCCGCACGGGTGCTGCTGCACGCCCCGCACAACGCCGAGGAGAGCACGCGATGA
- a CDS encoding ABC transporter ATP-binding protein produces MSTAAAEQIPGRAEGDGIAARARGLTKAYGSGETAVLALDSVDVDIARGRFTAVMGPSGSGKSTLMHCLAGLDTVSAGQVWLGDTEITGLKDRELTRLRRDRIGFMFQSFNLIPTLNAAENITLPMDIAGQKPDQKWLDQVIDTLGLRDRLKHRPAQLSGGQQQRVACARALASRPELIFADEPTGNLDSRAGLEVLGFLREAVDELGQTVVMVTHDPGAAAHSDLVLFLADGRIVDEMERPSADAVLERMKRFDTVRVTFDGGRGGPGGTASEGDAGLAAGVHGADDTAPAAGDTAHGSPGGTAPGGGSGDVTPDKD; encoded by the coding sequence TTGTCCACAGCTGCTGCGGAGCAGATTCCGGGCCGCGCGGAGGGGGACGGGATCGCCGCCCGCGCCCGCGGCCTGACCAAGGCGTACGGTTCCGGCGAGACCGCCGTACTGGCCCTCGACTCGGTCGACGTGGACATCGCGCGCGGCCGGTTCACTGCCGTCATGGGCCCCTCGGGCTCCGGGAAGTCCACCCTCATGCACTGTCTGGCGGGCCTGGACACCGTCTCGGCCGGGCAGGTGTGGCTGGGCGACACGGAGATCACCGGGCTGAAGGACCGCGAGCTGACCCGGCTGCGGCGGGACCGGATCGGCTTCATGTTCCAGTCGTTCAACCTGATCCCCACCCTGAACGCGGCCGAGAACATCACGCTGCCCATGGACATCGCGGGCCAGAAGCCCGACCAGAAGTGGCTCGACCAGGTCATCGACACCCTCGGGCTGCGCGACCGGCTGAAGCACCGGCCCGCCCAGCTCTCCGGAGGACAGCAGCAGCGCGTCGCCTGCGCGCGGGCGCTCGCCTCCCGGCCCGAGCTGATCTTCGCCGACGAGCCGACCGGCAACCTGGACTCACGGGCGGGCCTCGAAGTCCTCGGATTCCTGCGCGAGGCCGTGGACGAGCTGGGCCAGACCGTCGTCATGGTCACGCACGACCCCGGCGCCGCCGCCCACTCCGACCTGGTGCTCTTCCTCGCGGACGGGCGGATCGTGGACGAGATGGAGCGGCCCTCGGCAGACGCGGTACTGGAGCGGATGAAGCGTTTCGACACGGTTCGGGTGACCTTCGACGGCGGGCGCGGCGGGCCCGGTGGAACGGCGTCCGAGGGCGACGCGGGTCTTGCGGCCGGCGTCCACGGCGCGGACGACACGGCTCCCGCCGCCGGCGACACGGCCCACGGCAGCCCCGGCGGCACCGCTCCCGGCGGTGGCTCCGGTGACGTAACCCCCGACAAGGACTGA
- a CDS encoding hemolysin family protein, with translation MTAVQLLVGLATLVVNAFFVGAEFGLISVRRSQIEPHAERGDRRARSVLWGLEHVSALLATAQLGITLCTLVLGIVAEPAIAHLLEPVFHAVGVPSGAGHAVSFVIALALATYLHMLLGEMVPKNVALAEPVRTALVLGPPLVTLSRALRPVIFAVNAFSNALLKLLRVETKDEVVATFSDDELARLVKDSSAAGLIDHRAQERLRDALELGRRPVHDVVLPVERVVYARVGVTPEELERLSAESGFSRFPVVDEGRRIVGYLHVKDALDAVPREVPFRVEDMRHIARVRESTPLDDVLTAMRRSRTHLAAVMGSDGRLTGLVTMEDVLRELFGQPA, from the coding sequence ATGACCGCCGTACAACTGCTGGTCGGACTCGCGACCCTCGTCGTGAACGCCTTCTTCGTCGGCGCCGAGTTCGGCCTGATCTCTGTACGCCGCAGCCAGATCGAACCGCACGCCGAACGGGGCGACCGGCGGGCACGGAGCGTTCTCTGGGGCCTCGAACACGTCTCGGCCCTGCTCGCGACCGCGCAGCTCGGCATCACGCTGTGCACCCTGGTGCTCGGCATCGTGGCCGAGCCCGCCATCGCGCACCTGCTGGAGCCGGTGTTCCACGCGGTGGGCGTCCCCTCCGGCGCGGGCCACGCGGTCTCCTTCGTCATCGCGCTCGCCCTGGCGACGTATCTGCACATGCTGCTCGGCGAGATGGTGCCGAAGAACGTGGCGCTGGCGGAGCCCGTACGCACGGCGCTGGTGCTCGGACCGCCGCTGGTCACGCTCTCCCGCGCGCTGCGCCCGGTGATCTTCGCGGTCAACGCCTTCTCCAACGCCCTGCTGAAGCTACTGCGGGTCGAGACGAAGGACGAGGTCGTGGCGACCTTCTCCGACGACGAACTCGCCCGCCTGGTCAAGGACTCCAGTGCGGCGGGGCTCATCGACCACCGCGCCCAGGAGCGGCTGCGTGACGCCCTGGAACTGGGCCGCCGCCCGGTGCACGACGTCGTGCTCCCGGTGGAACGCGTCGTCTACGCACGCGTCGGCGTCACTCCGGAGGAGCTGGAGCGCTTGTCCGCCGAGTCGGGGTTCTCCCGCTTCCCCGTCGTCGACGAGGGGCGCCGGATCGTCGGTTATCTGCACGTCAAGGACGCGCTGGACGCGGTCCCTCGCGAGGTGCCGTTCCGTGTGGAGGACATGCGGCACATCGCCCGCGTCCGCGAGAGCACCCCTCTGGACGACGTCCTGACCGCGATGCGCCGCAGTCGTACGCATCTCGCGGCGGTCATGGGCAGCGACGGACGGCTCACGGGACTGGTGACGATGGAGGACGTCCTGAGAGAACTGTTCGGACAGCCCGCGTAG
- a CDS encoding toxin-antitoxin system HicB family antitoxin, producing MAKTQLNVRVDEGTARAARERALERGMSVNRYIEELVRQDTGEVGHTFVEAAADFMKQYESVFVEEFGADREGTSEGRR from the coding sequence ATGGCGAAGACTCAGCTGAACGTCCGGGTGGACGAAGGCACCGCGAGGGCCGCTCGGGAGCGCGCCCTGGAACGGGGGATGAGCGTGAACCGCTATATCGAGGAACTGGTCCGGCAGGACACCGGGGAAGTGGGCCACACCTTCGTGGAAGCCGCCGCCGATTTCATGAAGCAGTACGAGTCCGTCTTCGTCGAGGAGTTCGGCGCGGACCGCGAAGGCACCAGCGAAGGTCGTCGTTGA
- a CDS encoding GNAT family N-acetyltransferase, which produces MTDLRIRAARPEDLDAVLAFWKAAAEGTSISDDLSGTERLVTRDPGALLLAERAGELVGTVIAGFDGWRCHLYRLAVHPDRRRLGIGSALLAAAEERFVRLGGRRGDAMVLERNETAHHAWRAAGYTPEEQWRRWVKPLTD; this is translated from the coding sequence ATGACCGACTTGCGGATACGGGCCGCTCGGCCCGAGGACCTCGACGCCGTGCTCGCCTTCTGGAAGGCGGCCGCCGAGGGCACCAGCATCAGTGACGACCTCAGCGGCACGGAACGGCTCGTCACCCGGGACCCCGGGGCACTCCTGCTCGCGGAGCGCGCCGGGGAGCTCGTGGGCACGGTGATCGCCGGCTTCGACGGCTGGCGCTGCCATCTGTACCGGCTGGCGGTCCATCCCGACCGGCGGCGCCTCGGCATCGGCTCCGCGCTGCTCGCCGCGGCGGAGGAGCGCTTCGTACGGCTCGGGGGGCGGCGCGGGGACGCCATGGTCCTGGAACGGAACGAGACCGCCCACCATGCCTGGCGGGCCGCCGGGTATACGCCGGAGGAACAGTGGCGGCGCTGGGTGAAGCCGCTCACCGACTAG
- a CDS encoding fic family toxin-antitoxin system, toxin component has product MSSLRVDLAWLLMIAEQKTPGDPQVTDWGSLVAAVSRHEAEILGIPVYDSPHARAAALLQLLLHVPALERSNAMFASAVAYAYLVASGLKVVTSPEQVRELARLVKSGEATVHEIADELRRWSL; this is encoded by the coding sequence TTGAGCAGTCTCAGAGTCGATCTTGCCTGGCTCCTCATGATCGCCGAACAGAAGACACCCGGAGACCCCCAGGTCACCGATTGGGGATCCCTCGTCGCCGCGGTCAGCCGGCACGAGGCGGAGATCCTCGGCATTCCCGTCTACGACAGCCCGCACGCCCGCGCCGCCGCGCTGCTCCAGCTCCTGCTGCACGTCCCGGCGCTCGAACGCTCCAACGCGATGTTCGCCTCGGCCGTCGCCTACGCCTATCTCGTCGCCAGCGGCCTGAAGGTCGTCACCTCGCCCGAACAGGTGCGGGAACTGGCCCGCCTGGTGAAGAGCGGCGAGGCCACCGTGCACGAGATCGCCGACGAACTGCGTCGCTGGAGTCTGTGA